tatttcaccaagctctcaccaaccactaaaagtcagtcccacatttactcttgtccggcggcttcttgctcgctcactctctccttttctcttcttagcttcctccgtcagcgtcctcttcacatttgcatttgaattGAGAATCACTTTGTtttgctgccacctgctggtcaaACTGCTCACAGTCATTTTGCCGTCATGCTGAAGTGTGTCCTTCTCTTCACTCTTTTCTGTCCCTCCTCCCTGTTTCatcctgtcctctgtgtctccGTCCCCTCAGAAGTCCAGATTCATGgactttttctctcagtcttgTTTCTCAGTTTGTTTCAAGTTTTCAGTTTGGAGGAGAAAGGTAAACATGGATCAAAGTGGACTAAAGTAGAATCCTATCCTAGTCACACCCAACCAGACTTCACTAGACGCTACTGAGGGTAAACTAGAGAGTAGAGAGTGTTTAAGCTGCAGGGCTAAACTAGGATTCAGCTCTCCTCTTGATTTTTCAGGCTTAGTTAGACTCTAAGCTATCTGAACAAACATGTCAGTTaacagtgtgtctgtgaattCAGTCCTCAGCTTTCTCGGATGAAGACGAGAGGTTCATTCTGAACAACATGCGACCTCTGACCCCTCTGGTTCTCAACCCAGTCCAACCAACCTCCTGCTGGGATGTCTTTACCCCCGCCTATGAGCCAACAGTTGATGCGGAGATGGAGCCAACGCCTCGGCTTCCAACaccagaggagaggatgaggcagCAGGCTGAGGCAGTCGGAGCTGATATAGTCCCTATCAACATCACCGGTAGGTGACTGGACTCAGGTCTAGAGTTGAATATTAAGAACTCTTAGCTTAGTCTCGAACTCGGTCTGAATGTGGACTTTAAACTTGGGTGGGGTTTTACTCTTACTTGAACTTGAAGGACTTGACTCGGAGTCCTAATTTCGACTTTAACTTTGTGCTCAACTCCAACTACTTTGGTTTCCACCCGGGCTTGGAGCCTTAAACTGACCGAATCTGTTTGTCGTGTTTTCGTACATGTGCACACTTCAGGAGCGAGTTTTGATCGCCAGGCCAGTTTTCGAAGAGTGGTTTCTAACACTGACTCGTTATCCCGGCGACCCCGTAACCTGAGCCGCCGCAAGACAGTTACCGGGATACCTGATGACGCCAGCCAGAAGCCGGGTATGagatccatccattcatccagcagtcacttcctgtctcccaCTCATGTCACTTCACCTCCTTCATCTCGTCTGTTCTTACCTGCTGTCTCTCCAGACTCGCCTTTGGTCTCTTTGGTTCTTCCCGGTCAGTTCTCCACCGTGGGTCGACCCGCCTCCTGCACCTCGTCCAACCAACTGAAGAAAACAGGGGAGGACATGGCAgcgaaggagaagagaggagtcagagaggaggGGCAGTCGTCAGCAAGGAGGATCCGAGCCCCAAGAGGAGAAGGGATGTCCAGCCTCATGGCCTCGCTTACCTCCTGCTCACCTGACGGCTCGTTGGAGGTTCACAACCTCCCCCGCCTGGCAACGAACTCCTCTCTGAACTCTGAGGCCAGCTGTGACAGCCCCCCCTACAGGACGCTCAGTGCCTCCTCATCTTGTTGCCAGGTCAGTTCAGGACATCTTTGTCACATGTTGCTCAGTGACTGAAACACAATAGAAACCTTCTCTgcatctcttctcttctccttcacagGATGTGGAAGGTATCCCCAGCGACGTCCAGCCTCTGCTGCCATTTGAACCCACTGCCAGGGTGCTCCCCCAgtctccttcctccccctcttctcttccttcctcccacCCTGGCACCCCCAGTCATGAGTGGTCCTACCCCGGTGATAAGCCCCTGAgttccccttcctccccccgctacctctcctcttcctccatcgcGGACTCTGAGTCTCAGTTTACCTACCAGGCTCTGGATGACCAGACCGCCACCCAGCAAGGCACCCAATGCTCCTACGACGGGGAGGCGTGGAGCGACCAGCCCCTCTCCCCCAGCTCAAGTGTTCACAGCAGCCAGGCCGGGGACGACTGGAACAGTATCACCCAGGGAATGAGATGTGTTTCTGGGGAAGGTTGGAACTGTGATCCCCTGCTCTCCTCTGGTCGttcttctccctctcacacTGACAGCACCTCTTTGTGTTCAGAGAAAATGACCTCGTCTCCTTTGCTAAACAAAAGGAAGAACAGCGCTTCCTCCTCCAACTCTTGCACCCGCAGCATCTCCCTCCGCAAGTCCAAGCGCCCGCCTCCTCCACCGTTGCGCTCGGACTCTCTGAGGCGCCGTCCGGCTCGTAGCAAACCCCCCCGCTCCTCCTGTGGTGGTGCCTGCCGGGAGCACACCGCCCAGCAGACGCCCACATCGTTTCCCCAGACTTTCGATGACCCCTGGGTGCCCAGGAGCAACGCGAAAAGACGACAAAGTGGATTTAACTGTGGGACAGTCACAACCTTTGAACCTCTGAGTCCAGACTGCCAGACCACAACCCCTGTTGACTCTCCTCCTTCTGAGCACCCACCACCAAGCCCCGGTCACTCCCATGCTGACGCCTCTTCAGGGGCTGGCCTGCAGCGCCTTGCTTCGCCTTCGAGTGGCTACTCCAGCCAGTCTAACACCCCAACTCCTGGTACCCCTGTGTCTTCCCCCCTCACCCCGTCCTCCCCTCTGACAGTGAGCCCCGGAGCCTTCTCCCTCCCCCCGacctcccccttctcctctctgcagtcgTCTTCCTCTCCCCTGTCGCCTGCCGTCTCCTCCCTGCCCAGGACGAGGTCTCGGGGCAAAGGAAGGCCCAAGCCACCAGTGCCAGAAAGGAAGTCGTcactcttttcctccctctcctcctcgttttcctccacctcctccctctcttcctgcaCCTCCTCAGACTCCTCTGCCAAGCATCCTcttctcccacctcctcctcctcctcctcttccagaatcttcctctcctttgccttctgtcttctcctcccCGATTCGTGAGCCTCCTCCTTCAGTTCCGCCCCTTTGCCTGCCTGCTTCTCCTTCTTTCACCAAACTTtctgctgctccacctccaccaccttcatctcttcctcccccacctcccttgcctcccccacctcctcctccacctctcccgCCTTCATCCcttcccactcctcctcctcttcctccttctgttcgtcctcctcctcccccctacTCCTATGCCATCAAACAGACCTCGTCCGCCATCTCATCATCAACcaacctccctcctcccccaacttctccacctcctcctcctccacgttctcctcctcccccttcagAACTTCTCGACTCACCGCTCGCTgaccttcctcctccaccaccgcctcctcctctgtctacACTCCTCCCAGGAGGATCTGAGCAGTCTCCCAAAGGTGGTGTTAAGGTGGCGGCTCCCCCGGTGGTGACTGCCCAGGCTCTGCAGGGCGTGAAGCTTCGCTCCATCAGGAGCCACGACGGCCTGCTCAGTGTTGCATCTACGATCCACGAGCGACCGAGCGAAGAAGCTCGGCCGGACAAAGATGGAGCCGCATCACAGACAGCTGTACGTGATCGAGCTGCTCATGCAGCTGTAATGGGGGGTGCTAACCTTCAAAGGTTCTGTTCTGTAACAAAAGGTGATAACAGTGAGTCACCGTATGCTCATGGCTCCGCTAACCAAAGACGATCCGGTTCCTCGTCGACCAATAAAACTCCTCAAGACATCAGTGAACACGAGACGTACGCTTCACTGGCAAACAGTCCAGCCTGCAGTCCTGATGGTTGTGATGCTGACCACGTCAACACAGCCAGTAACGCCTCTCTGCAACAGGTCACAGATATGTCAGCAGATGCTCAGCTAACCCAGCCTGCAGAGGAAGTGGAAAACACTGAGGAGTCTTCATACTGGACCCTCTCTGgaccaaaagaagaagacagagcgACGCTGTCACAGAGCAAAGATGAGGTCAAGAATGATTCAGCATTG
This is a stretch of genomic DNA from Larimichthys crocea isolate SSNF chromosome XIX, L_crocea_2.0, whole genome shotgun sequence. It encodes these proteins:
- the nhsl1a gene encoding NHS-like protein 1 isoform X1; its protein translation is MISYVECLGGEGAGPGVASRCWSAGPDEERDELLPRKMAALQPKMEGSLRRRLLSARIHQHHDAILRMNAGGAGRAATPSGDKKPLPPHLQYPGNNPWYRRQHLPPRPHVHPSLAPEAHGKLFLTLEAHGKPTPPSPPHHLPRSTCPVLTQRSRTGSCPLTPEPRPGYTLPIPSPPSPPPSFREPEVPPQYCYRPSRRCRTNFFCFRPRRGRSARREATQTTPLLQRAGDGDSKWSVHYNTQKPQQGLLFIPGKRRSGSADDLQAYNRLTQHGYSSPTHPPSPSSSGLDQSEGSTTRRRWKDKSRKMSSAFSDEDERFILNNMRPLTPLVLNPVQPTSCWDVFTPAYEPTVDAEMEPTPRLPTPEERMRQQAEAVGADIVPINITGASFDRQASFRRVVSNTDSLSRRPRNLSRRKTVTGIPDDASQKPDSPLVSLVLPGQFSTVGRPASCTSSNQLKKTGEDMAAKEKRGVREEGQSSARRIRAPRGEGMSSLMASLTSCSPDGSLEVHNLPRLATNSSLNSEASCDSPPYRTLSASSSCCQDVEGIPSDVQPLLPFEPTARVLPQSPSSPSSLPSSHPGTPSHEWSYPGDKPLSSPSSPRYLSSSSIADSESQFTYQALDDQTATQQGTQCSYDGEAWSDQPLSPSSSVHSSQAGDDWNSITQGMRCVSGEGWNCDPLLSSGRSSPSHTDSTSLCSEKMTSSPLLNKRKNSASSSNSCTRSISLRKSKRPPPPPLRSDSLRRRPARSKPPRSSCGGACREHTAQQTPTSFPQTFDDPWVPRSNAKRRQSGFNCGTVTTFEPLSPDCQTTTPVDSPPSEHPPPSPGHSHADASSGAGLQRLASPSSGYSSQSNTPTPGTPVSSPLTPSSPLTVSPGAFSLPPTSPFSSLQSSSSPLSPAVSSLPRTRSRGKGRPKPPVPERKSSLFSSLSSSFSSTSSLSSCTSSDSSAKHPLLPPPPPPPLPESSSPLPSVFSSPIREPPPSVPPLCLPASPSFTKLSAAPPPPPSSLPPPPPLPPPPPPPPLPPSSLPTPPPLPPSVRPPPPPYSYAIKQTSSAISSSTNLPPPPTSPPPPPPRSPPPPSELLDSPLADLPPPPPPPPLSTLLPGGSEQSPKGGVKVAAPPVVTAQALQGVKLRSIRSHDGLLSVASTIHERPSEEARPDKDGAASQTAVRDRAAHAAVMGGANLQRFCSVTKGDNSESPYAHGSANQRRSGSSSTNKTPQDISEHETYASLANSPACSPDGCDADHVNTASNASLQQVTDMSADAQLTQPAEEVENTEESSYWTLSGPKEEDRATLSQSKDEVKNDSALLSHDLKRVSKPGSPTKSPEKPALPKKPDLCLLSLMSSPEARRAPGVLKSNGQITTPPPGLNSQSQPPADSSVTPTPSPKRSTACSTVDKSTSPAHSTNAASSPVNSTPADINAHSPVNSPQRQKPPTLYKKPDLSVTSPKTNKPLFGSRNPEEVSKGTTETRGTVEIMGTTRPEDRLNRVMGTSGVWDTSSTLGTMGIYGNCGPSGFMGVSETWSITGSPNNISGTLENCGVAGTWGTSDTCSIVNSAAYRATTTQTGLTNPYCAGIIRTRPYKEDETTCQKRLMSSSLAEDEEDTEKERVEESGRKTMMMPSTTRKKDKARKRRKRRPGRQLLMMSSTMQPSPSSSSSSSSSSSSSGDERDAATVQASVRMRVTEVCDEDTSDSESSCSLIGQSKYSLSSVLSTDSLREELLLPDLLIQEPEEEGEEGRSKEGADRRGQEVKEAGRPPDADLFVSVSADQMFVSGRPRTTEDLFAVIHRSKRKMLGRRDSEDDRHRISSSSSSSSSSSSPPVSPTDPLPNPVRPTSLKSQRSTRSESFKALLLKKGSRPSSRVSAVERLRVVAAPSIGTDMSPTDQPTSSDTCDVNTHLTLDVPVSPTSLCSQNFSMMFRWRRRDHLLSSSSSSSSPFFFLSSPSMRPRSLTPPCSASRRFAARCRLYAAPMTAIFEAESEEEEEEEDDDVFIESPGGELSQRLIDIS
- the nhsl1a gene encoding NHS-like protein 1 isoform X3 gives rise to the protein MVLIGAAIKSVLRYLNKTRAGDGDSKWSVHYNTQKPQQGLLFIPGKRRSGSADDLQAYNRLTQHGYSSPTHPPSPSSSGLDQSEGSTTRRRWKDKSRKMSSAFSDEDERFILNNMRPLTPLVLNPVQPTSCWDVFTPAYEPTVDAEMEPTPRLPTPEERMRQQAEAVGADIVPINITGASFDRQASFRRVVSNTDSLSRRPRNLSRRKTVTGIPDDASQKPDSPLVSLVLPGQFSTVGRPASCTSSNQLKKTGEDMAAKEKRGVREEGQSSARRIRAPRGEGMSSLMASLTSCSPDGSLEVHNLPRLATNSSLNSEASCDSPPYRTLSASSSCCQDVEGIPSDVQPLLPFEPTARVLPQSPSSPSSLPSSHPGTPSHEWSYPGDKPLSSPSSPRYLSSSSIADSESQFTYQALDDQTATQQGTQCSYDGEAWSDQPLSPSSSVHSSQAGDDWNSITQGMRCVSGEGWNCDPLLSSGRSSPSHTDSTSLCSEKMTSSPLLNKRKNSASSSNSCTRSISLRKSKRPPPPPLRSDSLRRRPARSKPPRSSCGGACREHTAQQTPTSFPQTFDDPWVPRSNAKRRQSGFNCGTVTTFEPLSPDCQTTTPVDSPPSEHPPPSPGHSHADASSGAGLQRLASPSSGYSSQSNTPTPGTPVSSPLTPSSPLTVSPGAFSLPPTSPFSSLQSSSSPLSPAVSSLPRTRSRGKGRPKPPVPERKSSLFSSLSSSFSSTSSLSSCTSSDSSAKHPLLPPPPPPPLPESSSPLPSVFSSPIREPPPSVPPLCLPASPSFTKLSAAPPPPPSSLPPPPPLPPPPPPPPLPPSSLPTPPPLPPSVRPPPPPYSYAIKQTSSAISSSTNLPPPPTSPPPPPPRSPPPPSELLDSPLADLPPPPPPPPLSTLLPGGSEQSPKGGVKVAAPPVVTAQALQGVKLRSIRSHDGLLSVASTIHERPSEEARPDKDGAASQTAVRDRAAHAAVMGGANLQRFCSVTKGDNSESPYAHGSANQRRSGSSSTNKTPQDISEHETYASLANSPACSPDGCDADHVNTASNASLQQVTDMSADAQLTQPAEEVENTEESSYWTLSGPKEEDRATLSQSKDEVKNDSALLSHDLKRVSKPGSPTKSPEKPALPKKPDLCLLSLMSSPEARRAPGVLKSNGQITTPPPGLNSQSQPPADSSVTPTPSPKRSTACSTVDKSTSPAHSTNAASSPVNSTPADINAHSPVNSPQRQKPPTLYKKPDLSVTSPKTNKPLFGSRNPEEVSKGTTETRGTVEIMGTTRPEDRLNRVMGTSGVWDTSSTLGTMGIYGNCGPSGFMGVSETWSITGSPNNISGTLENCGVAGTWGTSDTCSIVNSAAYRATTTQTGLTNPYCAGIIRTRPYKEDETTCQKRLMSSSLAEDEEDTEKERVEESGRKTMMMPSTTRKKDKARKRRKRRPGRQLLMMSSTMQPSPSSSSSSSSSSSSSGDERDAATVQASVRMRVTEVCDEDTSDSESSCSLIGQSKYSLSSVLSTDSLREELLLPDLLIQEPEEEGEEGRSKEGADRRGQEVKEAGRPPDADLFVSVSADQMFVSGRPRTTEDLFAVIHRSKRKMLGRRDSEDDRHRISSSSSSSSSSSSPPVSPTDPLPNPVRPTSLKSQRSTRSESFKALLLKKGSRPSSRVSAVERLRVVAAPSIGTDMSPTDQPTSSDTCDVNTHLTLDVPVSPTSLCSQNFSMMFRWRRRDHLLSSSSSSSSPFFFLSSPSMRPRSLTPPCSASRRFAARCRLYAAPMTAIFEAESEEEEEEEDDDVFIESPGGELSQRLIDIS
- the nhsl1a gene encoding NHS-like protein 1 isoform X4, whose amino-acid sequence is MLCLKAGDGDSKWSVHYNTQKPQQGLLFIPGKRRSGSADDLQAYNRLTQHGYSSPTHPPSPSSSGLDQSEGSTTRRRWKDKSRKMSSAFSDEDERFILNNMRPLTPLVLNPVQPTSCWDVFTPAYEPTVDAEMEPTPRLPTPEERMRQQAEAVGADIVPINITGASFDRQASFRRVVSNTDSLSRRPRNLSRRKTVTGIPDDASQKPDSPLVSLVLPGQFSTVGRPASCTSSNQLKKTGEDMAAKEKRGVREEGQSSARRIRAPRGEGMSSLMASLTSCSPDGSLEVHNLPRLATNSSLNSEASCDSPPYRTLSASSSCCQDVEGIPSDVQPLLPFEPTARVLPQSPSSPSSLPSSHPGTPSHEWSYPGDKPLSSPSSPRYLSSSSIADSESQFTYQALDDQTATQQGTQCSYDGEAWSDQPLSPSSSVHSSQAGDDWNSITQGMRCVSGEGWNCDPLLSSGRSSPSHTDSTSLCSEKMTSSPLLNKRKNSASSSNSCTRSISLRKSKRPPPPPLRSDSLRRRPARSKPPRSSCGGACREHTAQQTPTSFPQTFDDPWVPRSNAKRRQSGFNCGTVTTFEPLSPDCQTTTPVDSPPSEHPPPSPGHSHADASSGAGLQRLASPSSGYSSQSNTPTPGTPVSSPLTPSSPLTVSPGAFSLPPTSPFSSLQSSSSPLSPAVSSLPRTRSRGKGRPKPPVPERKSSLFSSLSSSFSSTSSLSSCTSSDSSAKHPLLPPPPPPPLPESSSPLPSVFSSPIREPPPSVPPLCLPASPSFTKLSAAPPPPPSSLPPPPPLPPPPPPPPLPPSSLPTPPPLPPSVRPPPPPYSYAIKQTSSAISSSTNLPPPPTSPPPPPPRSPPPPSELLDSPLADLPPPPPPPPLSTLLPGGSEQSPKGGVKVAAPPVVTAQALQGVKLRSIRSHDGLLSVASTIHERPSEEARPDKDGAASQTAVRDRAAHAAVMGGANLQRFCSVTKGDNSESPYAHGSANQRRSGSSSTNKTPQDISEHETYASLANSPACSPDGCDADHVNTASNASLQQVTDMSADAQLTQPAEEVENTEESSYWTLSGPKEEDRATLSQSKDEVKNDSALLSHDLKRVSKPGSPTKSPEKPALPKKPDLCLLSLMSSPEARRAPGVLKSNGQITTPPPGLNSQSQPPADSSVTPTPSPKRSTACSTVDKSTSPAHSTNAASSPVNSTPADINAHSPVNSPQRQKPPTLYKKPDLSVTSPKTNKPLFGSRNPEEVSKGTTETRGTVEIMGTTRPEDRLNRVMGTSGVWDTSSTLGTMGIYGNCGPSGFMGVSETWSITGSPNNISGTLENCGVAGTWGTSDTCSIVNSAAYRATTTQTGLTNPYCAGIIRTRPYKEDETTCQKRLMSSSLAEDEEDTEKERVEESGRKTMMMPSTTRKKDKARKRRKRRPGRQLLMMSSTMQPSPSSSSSSSSSSSSSGDERDAATVQASVRMRVTEVCDEDTSDSESSCSLIGQSKYSLSSVLSTDSLREELLLPDLLIQEPEEEGEEGRSKEGADRRGQEVKEAGRPPDADLFVSVSADQMFVSGRPRTTEDLFAVIHRSKRKMLGRRDSEDDRHRISSSSSSSSSSSSPPVSPTDPLPNPVRPTSLKSQRSTRSESFKALLLKKGSRPSSRVSAVERLRVVAAPSIGTDMSPTDQPTSSDTCDVNTHLTLDVPVSPTSLCSQNFSMMFRWRRRDHLLSSSSSSSSPFFFLSSPSMRPRSLTPPCSASRRFAARCRLYAAPMTAIFEAESEEEEEEEDDDVFIESPGGELSQRLIDIS